Proteins found in one Diorhabda sublineata isolate icDioSubl1.1 chromosome 9, icDioSubl1.1, whole genome shotgun sequence genomic segment:
- the LOC130449026 gene encoding piggyBac transposable element-derived protein 4-like: protein MNRRLNENHIAQIINDFSDSESEGIGDTTQENILEEVGDISDCESIHSEHNSASEIEESDESSAAESAEDTTSNSFYGKNRFKWSKTPPHSSRIRQHNIIEERAGLKGPALSKNEMAPIETWELLLTDDIIQLIVQYTNQKLEAKYISPLIRPYYAKNIDSCELRAYFGLLLLTAIFKSNHEDVRSLWASDYTGRDIFRGVMGLNRFLFIHFNITFDDLSTREQRKSTDKLALISEMFDKFIQNCSNNYTCSEYLCIDEMLVKFRGRCSFRSKSKPGKYGLKVQCMCDAKTHYLYNAFINTGKPLIQRNSSQSVPTQDVLKLTEPVYGSNRNITGDSWFTSIELVDLLLQKGLTYVGTVRKNKREIHVSFSLIRQGPWNLPYLDLYVTKHWYHTYQKRTRV from the coding sequence GCAAATTATAAACGATTTTAGTGACTCGGAAAGCGAAGGCATAGGAGACACGACTCAAGAGAACATTTTGGAAGAAGTAGGTGATATAAGTGACTGTGAATCAATACATAGCGAACATAATTCAGCGTCTGAAATAGAGGAAAGCGATGAGTCTTCCGCCGCTGAGTCCGCAGAAGATACAACCAGTAATAGTTTTTACGGTAAAAACCGGTTCAAATGGAGCAAAACTCCTCCACATTCATCTCGTATTAGACAGCACAACATTATCGAAGAGCGCGCGGGTTTGAAAGGGCCTGCTCTTTCTAAGAATGAAATGGCACCAATAGAAACATGGGAACTATTGCTTACTGATGATATAATCCAACTTATAGTGCAGTATACTAATCAAAAGCTAGAAGCTAAATATATTTCACCACTGATACGACCTTACTATGCCAAAAACATAGATAGTTGTGAGTTGCGAGCTTATTTTGGATTACTTTTACTTACTGCAATTTTCAAGTCAAATCACGAAGATGTTAGATCATTATGGGCATCTGATTACACTGGTAGAGACATATTTCGTGGCGTAATGGGATTGAACAGATTTTTGTTCATTCATTTCAATATCACATTTGATGACCTTAGCACACGGGAACAAAGGAAGTCCACTGACAAACTGGCTTTGATAAGCGAAATGTTTGATAAATTTATCCAAAACTGCAGTAACAACTATACTTGCTCGGAATATTTATGTATAGATGAAATGTTGGTGAAATTTCGTGGTAGATGCTCGTTCAGGAGCAAAAGCAAGCCTGGAAAATATGGGCTGAAAGTTCAATGCATGTGTGATGCAAAAACCCACTACTTGTACAACGCTTTTATAAACACAGGAAAGCCTCTAATACAAAGAAATTCTTCACAATCCGTACCAACTCAGGATGTTTTGAAGTTGACTGAACCGGTGTATGGATCAAATAGAAATATCACTGGAGATAGTTGGTTCACTTCGATTGAACTAGTGGATCTTCTCTTACAAAAAGGACTCACATATGTTGGCACCGTACGAAAAAATAAACGAGAAATCCACGTGAGTTTCTCCCTAATAAGACAAGGCCCGTGGAATCTTCCTTATTTGGATTTGTACGTGACAAAACATTGGTATCACACGTACCAAAAAAGAACAAGAGTGTAG